A window of Pseudomonas guangdongensis contains these coding sequences:
- the mnmH gene encoding tRNA 2-selenouridine(34) synthase MnmH — translation MRDNSADYRDIFLNDRPLMDVRAPVEFLKGAFPQALNRPLMNDIERQKVGTCYKQQGQDAAIALGHQLVGGTVKAERIAAWAEFARANPDGYLYCFRGGLRSQITQQWLAAEAGIAYPRVLGGYKALRGFLIDTTEAAVAECDFVLVGGLTGTGKTEVLAQLDNALDLEGHANHRGSSFGKHATPQPAQIDFENALAIDLLKKRAAGHEQFVVEDEGRIVGSCSLPLSLHQGMQRYPMVWLEDSFAGRVERILGDYVIDLSAEFVALHGAEQGQIAFAERLRQSLRNILKRLGGERYQRLAAIMDAALAEQQRSGAVDLHRGWIEALLGEYYDPMYAYQRASKAPRIEFSGERQAVVEYLRERARR, via the coding sequence ATGCGCGACAACAGTGCCGACTACCGCGATATCTTCCTCAACGACCGGCCGCTGATGGATGTGCGCGCCCCGGTGGAGTTCCTCAAGGGCGCCTTCCCGCAGGCCCTCAATCGGCCGCTGATGAACGACATCGAGCGTCAGAAGGTGGGCACCTGCTACAAGCAGCAGGGCCAGGACGCGGCCATCGCCCTGGGTCACCAGCTGGTCGGCGGCACGGTCAAGGCCGAGCGCATCGCCGCCTGGGCCGAGTTCGCCCGCGCAAATCCCGACGGCTACCTGTACTGCTTCCGCGGCGGCCTGCGCTCGCAGATCACCCAGCAGTGGCTCGCTGCGGAGGCTGGCATCGCCTACCCGCGGGTGCTCGGCGGCTATAAGGCGCTGCGCGGCTTCCTGATCGACACCACCGAGGCGGCCGTGGCCGAGTGCGATTTCGTGCTGGTCGGCGGCCTGACCGGCACCGGCAAGACCGAGGTGCTGGCGCAGCTGGACAACGCCCTCGACCTGGAGGGACACGCCAACCACCGTGGTTCCAGCTTCGGCAAGCACGCCACCCCGCAGCCGGCGCAGATCGACTTCGAGAACGCCCTGGCCATCGACCTGCTGAAGAAGCGCGCCGCCGGCCATGAGCAGTTCGTCGTCGAGGACGAGGGACGCATCGTCGGCAGCTGTTCGCTGCCGCTGAGCCTCCATCAGGGCATGCAGCGCTACCCGATGGTCTGGCTGGAAGACAGCTTCGCCGGACGCGTGGAGCGCATCCTCGGCGACTATGTGATCGACCTGAGCGCCGAGTTCGTCGCCCTGCACGGCGCCGAGCAGGGGCAGATCGCCTTCGCCGAGCGCCTGCGCCAGAGCCTGAGGAACATCCTCAAGCGCCTCGGTGGCGAGCGCTACCAGCGTCTGGCGGCGATCATGGACGCGGCCCTGGCCGAGCAGCAGCGCAGCGGCGCGGTGGATCTGCACCGCGGCTGGATCGAGGCCCTGCTCGGCGAGTACTACGATCCGATGTACGCCTACCAGCGCGCGAGCAAGGCGCCGCGCATCGAGTTCAGCGGCGAGCGCCAGGCGGTGGTGGAGTACCTGCGCGAGCGCGCACGGCGCTGA
- a CDS encoding patatin-like phospholipase family protein, with protein sequence MGKRVALVLGSGGARGYAHIGVIEELEARGYQIACIAGSSMGAVVGGIYAAGKLPVYRRWVETLDYLDVLRLLDVSFSLGAIRGERVFGRIRQFIGEIDIEDLPIPYTAVATDLTNQQEVWFQEGCLHQAMRASAAIPSLFTPVIQGSRVLVDGGLLNPIPIVPVVASRCDLIVAVNVNASNQLQYQLPVIERPQALKHRFDQMIDALGAHLPFRRQHPQELPALLTPPEGEGSAGSSRGVAAAKASHMHVVENEAPDSLLELINQSLEVVQNSLAQYKIAGYPPDILINVPKRVSRFFDFHKAPELIALGRLIASDVLDRYEHDHPHIG encoded by the coding sequence ATGGGCAAGCGTGTCGCACTGGTGCTCGGCTCCGGCGGCGCCCGGGGCTATGCCCACATCGGGGTGATCGAGGAACTGGAAGCGCGCGGCTATCAGATCGCCTGCATCGCCGGCAGCTCGATGGGCGCGGTAGTCGGCGGCATCTACGCCGCCGGCAAGCTGCCGGTGTACCGGCGCTGGGTGGAAACCCTCGACTATCTGGACGTGCTGCGTCTGCTGGACGTCAGCTTCTCGCTCGGCGCCATCCGCGGCGAGCGGGTGTTCGGGCGGATTCGCCAGTTCATCGGCGAGATCGACATCGAGGACCTGCCGATCCCCTACACCGCCGTGGCCACCGACCTGACCAACCAGCAGGAGGTGTGGTTCCAGGAAGGCTGCCTGCACCAGGCGATGCGCGCCTCGGCGGCGATTCCCAGCCTGTTCACCCCGGTGATCCAGGGCTCGCGGGTGCTGGTGGATGGCGGCCTGCTCAACCCGATCCCGATCGTGCCGGTGGTAGCCAGCCGCTGCGACCTGATCGTCGCGGTCAACGTCAACGCCAGCAACCAGCTGCAGTACCAGTTGCCGGTGATCGAGCGGCCACAGGCGCTCAAGCACCGCTTCGACCAGATGATCGACGCCCTGGGCGCGCACCTGCCCTTCCGCCGCCAGCATCCCCAGGAGCTGCCCGCGCTGCTGACGCCGCCGGAAGGCGAAGGCAGCGCAGGCTCCTCGCGCGGGGTCGCCGCCGCCAAGGCCAGCCACATGCACGTGGTGGAGAACGAGGCGCCGGACAGCCTGCTCGAACTGATCAACCAGAGTCTGGAGGTGGTGCAGAACTCCCTGGCCCAGTACAAGATCGCCGGCTATCCGCCGGACATCCTGATCAACGTGCCCAAGCGGGTCAGCCGCTTCTTCGACTTCCACAAGGCGCCGGAGCTGATCGCCCTGGGCCGGCTGATCGCCAGCGATGTGCTGGATCGCTACGAACACGATCACCCGCACATCGGCTGA
- a CDS encoding TorF family putative porin, whose translation MLKQLTLALSAAGAVACSTFAAAETVASPLGNFDVSMNVALTSDYIFRGISQTQGDPAIQGGLDVAHESGLYIGTWASNVDFGGEASMELDYYAGFTSNITEDIAYDLGWIKYEYPGDGDEDLNFSEYYASLSAYGATLGAAYSNDLAGRDSTLYTYVGYEYTLPYEIGLALHYGNYDFKDPTFGNEDSYNDWSIGLSKTLAGLDVGLTYSDTDLKGSDCAAFAGKKDFCDANFTVSVSKTL comes from the coding sequence ATGCTCAAGCAACTGACCCTCGCCCTCTCCGCCGCCGGCGCCGTCGCCTGCAGCACCTTCGCCGCCGCCGAAACCGTGGCCAGCCCGCTCGGCAACTTCGACGTCAGCATGAACGTCGCCCTGACCAGCGATTACATCTTCCGCGGCATTTCCCAGACCCAGGGCGATCCGGCGATCCAGGGCGGGCTGGATGTGGCCCACGAGAGCGGCCTGTACATCGGCACCTGGGCCTCCAACGTCGACTTCGGCGGCGAGGCCTCGATGGAGCTCGACTACTACGCCGGCTTCACCAGCAACATCACCGAGGACATCGCCTACGACCTCGGCTGGATCAAGTACGAATACCCGGGCGACGGCGACGAGGACCTGAACTTCAGCGAGTACTACGCCAGCCTGTCGGCCTACGGCGCGACCCTCGGCGCGGCCTACTCCAACGACCTCGCCGGCCGCGACAGCACCCTGTACACCTATGTAGGCTACGAATACACCCTGCCCTACGAGATCGGTCTGGCCCTGCACTACGGCAACTACGACTTCAAGGACCCCACCTTCGGCAACGAGGACTCCTACAACGACTGGTCGATCGGTCTGAGCAAGACCCTCGCCGGTCTCGACGTCGGCCTGACCTACAGCGACACCGACCTCAAGGGCAGCGACTGCGCCGCCTTCGCCGGCAAGAAGGACTTCTGCGACGCCAACTTCACCGTCTCGGTCAGCAAGACCCTGTAA
- a CDS encoding YdgA family protein, whose product MKKTGIALGVLLAAGAVCTGGAWYTAGQLEGALQGAISEGNRQLQTSMPGSGLALELVSLERGLFSSTARYRLRLDKPGDEEPAAELRFVDHIEHGPLPLSRLASLRWLPVMATSRVELERNADVEPWFAAAGAAVPLRGTFAIGYGGGVDGQLQLAPLQVVAEGEKLDFSGLDLDLAVGADAKDIRLSGAVERLSLDLQHERGPVRISLNGLSLDSERSRGRSTLYMGESRLALASSEIRLADQPPLLIRDLVQSDSLHEQGERIAASLAYDVGGLSYDGHELGSARLQLSLGNLDMTALRQLSELYTRYAMRLQGEDDFELSAEEETRLRDALLQLLAGQPRLALDEWRVKTASGESRFTLQLDLDRPQQLEASPDALARQLIQRLQASLVVGKPMIRDLLMLQAVFDPQADRAALSQEAEQAAQMAGEMASGLQLARLEGENIVARLDYRDGQVEFNGVSMPVEQFAAQMMGMAALGGDAFGSQPGALQE is encoded by the coding sequence ATGAAAAAGACAGGGATTGCCTTGGGCGTACTGCTGGCTGCCGGTGCGGTCTGCACCGGCGGCGCCTGGTACACCGCCGGCCAGCTCGAAGGCGCGCTGCAGGGCGCGATCAGCGAGGGCAACCGGCAACTGCAGACTTCCATGCCCGGCAGTGGCCTGGCGCTGGAGCTGGTGTCGCTGGAGCGCGGGCTGTTCTCCAGTACCGCGCGTTACCGGCTGCGTCTCGACAAACCCGGCGACGAGGAGCCGGCCGCCGAGCTGCGCTTCGTCGACCACATCGAGCATGGCCCGCTGCCGCTGTCGCGCCTGGCTTCCCTGCGCTGGCTGCCGGTGATGGCGACCAGCCGCGTCGAACTGGAGCGCAATGCCGACGTCGAGCCCTGGTTCGCCGCCGCCGGCGCCGCGGTGCCGCTGCGCGGGACGTTCGCCATCGGCTATGGCGGTGGCGTCGACGGCCAGTTGCAGCTGGCCCCGCTGCAGGTGGTTGCCGAGGGCGAGAAGCTCGATTTTTCCGGTCTGGATCTGGATCTCGCGGTCGGCGCCGATGCCAAGGATATCCGCCTGAGCGGGGCGGTCGAGCGCCTCAGCCTCGACCTGCAGCATGAGCGCGGTCCGGTGCGGATCAGCCTGAATGGGCTGAGCCTGGACAGCGAGCGCAGCCGCGGGCGCTCCACCCTGTACATGGGCGAGAGCCGGCTGGCGCTGGCCAGCAGCGAGATCCGTCTCGCCGACCAGCCGCCGCTGCTGATCCGCGATCTGGTGCAGAGCGACAGTCTGCACGAGCAGGGCGAGCGCATCGCCGCCAGTCTGGCCTACGACGTCGGCGGCCTCAGCTACGACGGCCACGAGCTGGGTTCCGCCCGCCTGCAACTGAGCCTGGGCAACCTCGACATGACGGCGCTGCGCCAGCTCAGCGAGCTGTACACCCGCTACGCGATGCGCCTGCAGGGCGAGGACGATTTCGAGCTGTCCGCCGAGGAGGAAACCCGGCTGCGCGACGCCCTGCTGCAGCTGCTGGCCGGTCAGCCGCGCCTGGCGCTCGACGAGTGGCGGGTGAAGACCGCCAGCGGCGAGAGCCGTTTCACCCTGCAGCTCGACCTCGACCGGCCGCAGCAACTGGAGGCCTCGCCCGACGCCCTGGCGCGCCAGCTGATCCAGCGCCTGCAGGCCAGCCTGGTGGTGGGCAAGCCGATGATCCGCGACCTGCTGATGCTGCAGGCGGTCTTCGATCCGCAGGCCGACCGTGCCGCGCTGAGCCAGGAGGCCGAGCAGGCCGCGCAGATGGCCGGGGAGATGGCCAGCGGCCTGCAGCTCGCCCGCCTGGAGGGCGAGAACATCGTCGCCCGCCTCGATTACCGGGACGGTCAGGTGGAGTTCAACGGCGTAAGCATGCCGGTCGAGCAGTTCGCCGCACAGATGATGGGCATGGCCGCGCTCGGCGGCGATGCCTTCGGCAGCCAGCCCGGCGCGCTGCAGGAGTAA
- the selD gene encoding selenide, water dikinase SelD: protein MTAPRSEPIRLTQYSHGAGCGCKISPKVLEVILAGSGAQNLDPKLWVGNASRDDAAVYAIDEERGVVSTTDFFMPIVDDPFDFGRIAATNAISDIYAMGGDPLMAIAILGWPVNVLAPEVAREVIRGGRAVCDAAGIPLAGGHSIDAPEPIFGLAVTGLVEKRFMKRNDTAREGCRLYLTKPLGIGILTTAEKQGKLRAEDVGLARDWMCTLNTPGSRFGKLAGVTAMTDVTGFGLLGHLVEMADGSGLSARIEAAAVPRIAGVEHYLAEGCVPGGTLRNFDSYGQRIAPLDAAQKQLLCDPQTSGGLLVAVTPEGEAEFLAVAAELGLALAPIGALVARQSHAVEVL from the coding sequence ATGACCGCCCCCCGCAGCGAACCCATCCGCCTCACCCAGTACAGCCACGGCGCCGGCTGCGGCTGCAAGATTTCCCCCAAGGTGCTGGAGGTGATCCTCGCCGGCAGCGGCGCGCAGAACCTCGACCCGAAGCTGTGGGTCGGCAACGCCTCGCGCGACGACGCGGCGGTCTACGCCATCGACGAGGAGCGCGGGGTGGTGTCCACCACCGACTTCTTCATGCCCATCGTCGACGATCCCTTCGACTTCGGCCGCATCGCCGCGACCAACGCGATCAGCGACATCTACGCCATGGGCGGCGACCCGCTGATGGCCATAGCCATTCTCGGCTGGCCGGTCAATGTGCTGGCCCCGGAAGTGGCCCGCGAGGTGATCCGCGGCGGCCGCGCGGTGTGCGACGCCGCCGGCATCCCGCTGGCCGGCGGGCACTCCATCGACGCCCCCGAGCCGATCTTCGGCCTGGCGGTCACCGGCCTGGTCGAGAAGCGCTTCATGAAGCGCAACGACACCGCCCGCGAAGGCTGCCGCCTGTACCTGACCAAGCCGCTGGGCATCGGCATCCTCACCACCGCCGAGAAGCAGGGCAAGCTGCGCGCCGAGGATGTCGGTCTGGCCCGCGACTGGATGTGTACCCTGAACACCCCCGGCAGCCGCTTCGGCAAGCTGGCCGGCGTGACGGCGATGACCGACGTCACCGGCTTCGGTCTGCTCGGCCACCTGGTCGAGATGGCCGACGGCAGCGGCCTGAGCGCGCGCATCGAGGCCGCTGCCGTGCCGCGCATCGCCGGCGTCGAGCATTACCTGGCCGAGGGCTGCGTACCCGGCGGCACGCTGCGCAACTTCGACAGCTACGGCCAGCGCATCGCGCCGCTGGACGCGGCGCAGAAGCAGCTGCTCTGCGATCCGCAGACCAGCGGCGGGCTGCTGGTGGCCGTCACCCCCGAGGGCGAGGCGGAGTTTCTCGCCGTGGCCGCCGAACTGGGCCTGGCGCTGGCGCCGATCGGCGCGCTGGTCGCCCGACAGAGCCACGCGGTCGAGGTGCTGTGA
- a CDS encoding AI-2E family transporter, which yields MIEHDRLLVQILMIGLLGACLWVLAPFWSALFWAAVLAFASWPLMRGLTRLLGDRPATAAGLLTLGWMLLVAVPLVWLGFNLADHLRQALALFKDMQVAGLPPAPEWMAGLPLVGPSLVEAWETLDQQGSALLASIKPYLGEVGNWLLARSARIGGGVLELALSLVLVFFFYRDGPRLAEYALSLLERLLGNRAEHYLELVAGTVQRVVNGVIGTAAAQAALAFIGFMIAGVPGALVLGLLTFVLSLIPMGPPLVWIPASAWLFWQGSYGMGLFLAVWGLVVISGVDNVLKPYLISRGGNLPLVVVLLGVFGGILAFGFMGLFLGPTLLAVAYSLIGDWIAHQPRIQRPPAPPHS from the coding sequence ATGATTGAACACGACCGTCTGCTGGTGCAGATCCTCATGATCGGCTTGCTCGGCGCCTGCCTGTGGGTGCTGGCGCCGTTCTGGTCGGCGCTGTTCTGGGCCGCCGTCCTGGCCTTCGCCAGTTGGCCGCTGATGCGCGGCCTGACCCGCCTGCTCGGCGACCGCCCGGCGACCGCCGCAGGCCTGCTGACCCTCGGCTGGATGCTGCTGGTCGCCGTGCCGCTGGTCTGGCTCGGCTTCAACCTGGCCGACCATCTGCGCCAGGCGCTGGCCCTGTTCAAGGACATGCAGGTGGCCGGGCTACCGCCGGCGCCGGAGTGGATGGCCGGCCTGCCGCTGGTCGGGCCGAGTCTGGTGGAGGCCTGGGAGACGCTCGACCAGCAGGGCAGCGCGTTGCTGGCCAGCATCAAGCCTTATCTGGGCGAGGTCGGCAACTGGCTGCTGGCGCGCAGCGCGCGGATCGGCGGCGGGGTGCTGGAGTTGGCCCTGAGTCTGGTACTGGTGTTCTTCTTCTACCGCGACGGGCCGCGTCTGGCCGAATACGCCCTGAGCCTGCTGGAGCGCCTGCTCGGCAATCGCGCCGAGCACTACCTGGAACTGGTCGCCGGCACCGTGCAGCGGGTGGTCAACGGGGTGATCGGCACGGCGGCGGCGCAGGCCGCGCTGGCCTTCATCGGCTTCATGATCGCCGGGGTGCCCGGTGCCCTGGTGCTGGGCCTGCTCACCTTCGTGCTCAGCCTGATCCCGATGGGCCCGCCGCTGGTGTGGATCCCGGCCAGCGCCTGGCTGTTCTGGCAGGGCAGCTACGGCATGGGGCTGTTCCTCGCGGTGTGGGGGCTGGTGGTGATCAGCGGCGTGGACAACGTGCTCAAGCCCTACCTGATCAGCCGCGGCGGCAACCTGCCGCTGGTGGTGGTGCTGCTCGGGGTGTTCGGTGGCATCCTGGCCTTCGGCTTCATGGGCCTGTTCCTCGGCCCGACCCTGCTGGCGGTGGCCTACAGCCTGATCGGCGACTGGATCGCCCACCAGCCGCGCATCCAGCGTCCGCCCGCGCCGCCGCATTCCTGA
- a CDS encoding AEC family transporter, with product MLAELFAVMAPVLIVAGIGYGWARSGQPYPTDFVARLVLNIGTPCLVLSTLSRTEVDIQAFGQMALACVAVTLCMGLIGLLLSRLAGYDWKVLVPAYLFPNTGNMGLPISLYAFGEAGLALGVAFFLMLSVGHFTLGMLLSGAERSWRRLLVNPIILSLCAALLVMLLELQLPRWLANTVNLLGGLSIPMMLVTLGVSLASIRLRHVGAGVLLGALRILCGAAIGWAVAVALDLPLLAQGVLVLQSAMPVAVFNYLFAVRANRSPEAVASLVMCSTLLSFVLLPLLLAWWLPAVGR from the coding sequence ATGCTTGCCGAATTGTTCGCCGTGATGGCGCCGGTCCTGATCGTCGCCGGCATCGGCTATGGCTGGGCCCGTTCCGGGCAACCCTATCCCACCGACTTCGTCGCGCGTCTGGTGCTCAATATCGGCACGCCCTGCCTGGTGCTGTCCACCCTCAGCCGCACTGAGGTGGACATCCAGGCCTTCGGCCAGATGGCGCTGGCCTGTGTGGCGGTGACGCTGTGCATGGGCCTGATCGGCCTGCTGCTCAGCCGCCTGGCCGGCTACGACTGGAAGGTGCTGGTGCCGGCCTATCTGTTCCCCAACACCGGCAACATGGGCCTGCCGATCAGCCTGTATGCCTTCGGCGAGGCCGGTCTGGCACTGGGGGTGGCCTTCTTCCTGATGCTCTCGGTGGGGCACTTCACCCTCGGCATGCTGCTCTCCGGCGCCGAACGCTCGTGGCGCCGCCTGCTGGTCAATCCGATCATCCTCAGCCTGTGCGCGGCGCTGCTGGTGATGCTGCTGGAGCTGCAACTGCCGCGCTGGCTGGCCAATACCGTCAACCTGCTGGGCGGGCTGTCGATTCCGATGATGCTGGTGACCCTGGGCGTGTCGCTGGCCAGCATCCGCCTGCGTCACGTCGGTGCGGGGGTTCTGCTGGGCGCGTTGCGGATTCTCTGCGGTGCGGCCATCGGCTGGGCGGTAGCGGTGGCGCTGGATCTGCCGCTGCTGGCGCAGGGCGTGCTGGTGCTGCAGTCGGCGATGCCGGTGGCGGTGTTCAACTACCTGTTCGCGGTACGCGCCAACCGCTCGCCGGAGGCGGTGGCGAGTCTGGTCATGTGCTCGACCCTGCTGTCGTTCGTGCTGTTGCCGCTGTTGCTGGCCTGGTGGCTGCCGGCGGTGGGACGCTGA